A single region of the Vicia villosa cultivar HV-30 ecotype Madison, WI linkage group LG4, Vvil1.0, whole genome shotgun sequence genome encodes:
- the LOC131596140 gene encoding uncharacterized protein At4g00950-like produces MASKNNKNFDYDNELTLTNHYNTPHKLSLPRPCFPSDAPTPPPRTTAISVPFKWEEAPGKPKPRPCERGSEPKERETNVVRALELPPRLLLSLESNINAPSPTTVLEGPYVGRAVSFTTSYRDINKESVSFGSSRWGGLKKNNRVDGEGSFDFSSWSVEGGDKVKITRVRRRGSFSSFSHGSSHFLASIYGSFKQVVPWRRKQEKQQRPNTV; encoded by the exons atggCTTCAAAAAACAACAAGAATTTCGATTATGATAATGAATTAACATTAACAAACCACTACAACACACCGCATAAGCTATCTCTTCCACGGCCGTGTTTTCCCTCCGACGCTCCAACTCCGCCGCCGCGAACGACGGCTATCTCGGTTCCGTTTAAATGGGAGGAAGCACCGGGGAAGCCTAAGCCTAGGCCGTGTGAGAGAGGATCGGAACCGAAAGAAAGAGAGACCAACGTTGTTAGAGCTTTGGAGCTTCCTCCGAGGTTGTTGTTGTCTTTGGAGAGTAACATTAACGCGCCGTCGCCGACGACGGTTTTGGAGGGACCTTACGTTGGACGCGCCGTGTCGTTTACGACGTCGTATAGGGATATTAATAAGGAGAGTGTGAGTTTTGGGTCTAGTAGGTGGGGTgggttgaaaaaaaataatagagTTGATGGGGAGGGTAGTTTTGACTTTTCAAGTTGGAGTGTTGAGGGTGGGGATAAAGTGAAGATTACAAGGGTTAGAAGAAGAGGAAGCTTCTCTAGTTTCTCACATGGAAGTTCACATTTTTTG GCAAGCATTTATGGAAGCTTTAAGCAAGTGGTCCCATGGAGGCGCAAGCAAGAAAAGCAACAGAGACCCAACACCGTTTGA